GGTTTGAATGCCTGTTCAATCGTTTCTTCAACTGTTGCTTTGCTATGACTGTTCAATGCAATAGCTGCAGGACCTGTACCCATGAATGCTTCTACACCATGACGCAGATTACTGAACAGGAACGGACAAGGGATGTTTGATTTATACAGCGGCTTCAGATCTGCATTGATAAATGCCTCTTCAATTCTTCCATCTTCAGAAAGTGCAAAAGGGCCGGGTTTGCCGGGAGGCGGAGGCGGTAATAATGAACCAATCGCTTTCAATACTTGTGTTGCTTCACTGTACTGCGGTTGATCCCAGATACCGATCACAATTCTTCCACCAGGTTTCAATACACGTGTTGCTTCTGCTAGTGCTTTTTCAAAACTGCCTGCATACTGAAAGGAGTTGAAGGCGGCTACTACATCAAAACTACTATCTTCAAAAGGGAGTGCTTCCAGATCTTCTTCTAAAAAATTGTTGTTTGGGTTACGTTGTCTTGCTACTTCAAGCAAGCCGGGTGCCGCATCTATGCCAATTACTTCGGCGCCTTCGTTCACAGCCATAGCCGTAAACATACCGGAGCCGCAGCCTGCATCAAGCAATAAATGATCTTCATTTAATTGCAATTGACGAAGTGCAGTTTTGTACATGGGCAGAAACCATGGTTCAAAATGTTGCGACCATTTCTGTGGAGCTACACTCCAAAGTTGTCCTTGAGTTGTTTTTGTACTCATTGTTGTAAGGTTTAAAGATGAATATGTAATGATTAATTTTTCTTGGTGAAACGATAGATAGCAGTGTAATAAACAACGGCTGTATCTGATAAACCTTGAGGCGCCGTTGCAGGTGCTTTGCCACCTTTTGTAGCAATGCGTTGTATGTATGCAATATTGCTGAAAACGCCGGTAGGAGTTGTGCCTGTTTTTGGCATCAACAAAAGCCAGGGAATACTATTAGCATCAGGACTTGCTGTTTTAGCCGGAGTAAACTGTTGTGCAAAAATTGAATCGGCAGCACTAAGCGCCCAGTATGGCCCTGCACCATGTGTGCCGACTTTTTTATTTGTTACATCAAACAGGTCTGCTTGCGGTGCAACAAATACCCATTCATAAATACCAGTCTCACTACCTGCTTTTTGCTGGGCCTTATACTTCTGTACACCCGTTGCATAATAAGTAGCGATCCGTGCATTTCCAAAAGGAGAATTAATAGGTAACTCTATTTCAGCGGGGATGGATAGTTTTTCACTTGCTTTAATTTGATAAGCCGGTGTAGTGCTGTTGATGGGTTCGTTTTTTTCACAAGCCAACATTGTGAAGATGAACAGCAGGGGCAACAGCATTGCTGTTGTGTTTTTTTTCTTTTTCATTTTTAAGGTTTAATGGTTAATGCTGCTTTATTGCAACATGTAATTTCTAAATCGGGTACAAACATAGATCAGTAAATAAGTGCTGTTGAGCAGGAATGAATAAACGGCGCTGTAAAAACAATAGAAGAGCAGAAGCAACTGTGTAAATGGTTTTCTACAGTTGAAAGCTGTTTTGTTGATGATTTTGAGTGGCTGAATTTTATTTTACTGTATTGTTTGAACCAACGGTTTGGCTATTGATACGAATGACGATGGCTGCTGAACAAACGGCGGCGATTGTAATTCATCACGCTTAACCCCTTTCAATTTTCAGAATATGGATTTACCTTAGAATATGCGTTGGCTCTCCCTTACTGTACGATATTTCTTCTTCGTTTTCTTACTACTGCTTTACTCGGTTACAGCGGCACAATACCGTTCTTCTGATTTTACCCTTTATTCAATTGAAAACGGTCTTAGCAGTAACCTGCTTACAAGTATTGTACAGGATGAACAAGGTTATTTATGGATCGGCAGTGCAAACGGATTAAATCGTTTTGACGGCAACCAGTTTGTTCAATATCATCCAGGGAAAGAAAAGAATTCTATCCCCGATGAAAATGTAAGGATGCTGAAATGGTTAGAACCCGGTAAAATGGCTGTTGCAACAAATACAGGTTTGCAGATAATTAATACACGAAACAGGCAGTCAAGAAATTTGTTTATTCCCACAACATTCAAAGAATATGCGTTTAAATACAATGATGTGTTTGATGTTGCTGCTGATGATAAAAAACATGTTTTTATAGTTACCCGTTCCGGGTTTTATCATTTTGATAATAACGATAAATTGATCTTCCGATTTGATAATTATAAAACAGAGCAGGAGCAATCACAATATTTCATCTTCGGTCAGCTGTTATTATATTATTCGAAGAATGAATTGTTACTGTCAACAAGTGAAGGCATTTTTCTCTACAACATCAGCAAAAAACAATTAAAGAAAGCACAGAAGGGAAATGATCATGCTGTGCCTTTTGTGGCCGATATGCACCGTGATATTGCTACCGTAAGACAAGCAGATCATAAAGGGTATATGATCTTCAAAACAAATTCAGATAGCATTATTTATGTCAACACTTCTTCAAAAGATGGAATTGTTTCAAAAGCACCAAACAAAAACATCAACAGTGAATTTAACTGGCGCACAAGTCTTTTCCGCTATAACGATTCTACTTATTTTGTTACTTCCAGTACAAATGGTTTTTATAAAATAATCCATCAGCCAAAAACGGGAAAGCTTACGTTGTATACTGAAAAATATTTGGCTGATTATTTCTGCGCCGGTTTTTTAAAAGATAAAGAAGGAAGATTGTGGGTCA
The DNA window shown above is from Lacibacter sp. H375 and carries:
- a CDS encoding class I SAM-dependent methyltransferase — encoded protein: MSTKTTQGQLWSVAPQKWSQHFEPWFLPMYKTALRQLQLNEDHLLLDAGCGSGMFTAMAVNEGAEVIGIDAAPGLLEVARQRNPNNNFLEEDLEALPFEDSSFDVVAAFNSFQYAGSFEKALAEATRVLKPGGRIVIGIWDQPQYSEATQVLKAIGSLLPPPPPGKPGPFALSEDGRIEEAFINADLKPLYKSNIPCPFLFSNLRHGVEAFMGTGPAAIALNSHSKATVEETIEQAFKPFHITDDIFFLQNRFLLFIAEK
- a CDS encoding DUF3455 domain-containing protein, with protein sequence MKKKKNTTAMLLPLLFIFTMLACEKNEPINSTTPAYQIKASEKLSIPAEIELPINSPFGNARIATYYATGVQKYKAQQKAGSETGIYEWVFVAPQADLFDVTNKKVGTHGAGPYWALSAADSIFAQQFTPAKTASPDANSIPWLLLMPKTGTTPTGVFSNIAYIQRIATKGGKAPATAPQGLSDTAVVYYTAIYRFTKKN